The genomic interval CTGCAGTCCATCGCCTCGGATCGGCTGGTGCCGATCCTGGTCGGCAGGAAGCTCGGCCAGGCGCGCGCGTACAACGACGTCTTCATGGCGCTCACCACACCGTACGTCGTCTGGATCTCAGACGACAACAAGATCGTGAATCACGGGCTGGACCGTGCGGTAGACATCCTCGACCACATGCCGAAGGTCGGGATGGTCGGCGTAAAGGTGAAGGATGTCGAAGGGCCGTTCACCGAAGCGCCGTACCTGGGGGCGGTGTCGTCCATCGGCATCCTGAACGTCAACCAGGGGATGCTGCGGACGCACGCGCTCCAGCAGGTCGGCGGCTTCAGCGAGCGCTTCCGCGACTACGGCATCGACCCTGACCTGACGGCGAAGATCCTGTTCGATGGCTGGGACGTGGCCTACACGAAGGCCGTCGGCATCCACCACTACCGGGCCTGGGCAGACGGCTCGGCGGCCAGCGGGGAGCAGCGCGCCCGCCAGCTTGGCTACGTCAACCTCTACGCCGAGAAGTGGGGCCAGTACGCCCCGCCCGATCTGCTCTGGAAGGCGCGCAAGAAGGCCTGGGGCGCGTTCCAGAAGGCGACCGGCCTGCGGATCAACTCGTCACGCACGATCCTGGGCCTGAACGGCCGCGACTGGTGCAACCTACTGACGGGGCGCTACATCTGCCTGCTGGACGCCCTCCAGAACCGGCGCCGGCCGTACCACCTGCTCCAGCGAGCGCCCCGCTGGAGCCGCCCGCTGCCGCCCGACCCTGCCTGAGACGCCCGTCTGGGGGCGACGTTCGTCACGTCCGCACCTCATATCTCGTTGTCCTGACCGGTGAGCAGTTGCGCTCGCCGACGCCGATGACGGCGTGCACGGTCTTTGGCAGCCGCAAGGCACGGCTGTGAGGTGGCGATGCAATGAACGGTCAGGAGCAGTTGGCGTCTCTCGTCCTGGTGATCGCGGCGGCGGTGCTCGCGCCGGTCATCGTTGACCTTCCGCCGCGACTGCGTCTGCCGGCCGTCGTGGTCGAGACGGCGCTCGGGATCACGCTCGGGCCACACCTGCTCGGGTTCGTCACGCCCAATCCGCTGCTCGGCCTGTTCGGAACGCTCGGCATGGCATTCCTGTTCTTCATCGCCGGCCTGGAGCTGGACTTCGGGCGGGTGCGCGGCCAGCCGCTGAAGCTTGCGACGGTAGGCTGGCTCGTGTCGATCGGCCTGGCGCTCGGGATCGGCACAGCGCTCCAGAGCGTCGGCTTCATCGTTTCGGGCCTGCTGATCGGCATCGTGCTCTCGACGACGGCGCTCGGAACGCTGGTGCCGATCCTCCGCGATTCCGGCGATCTCGACACGCGATTCGGCACCCTGGTGCTGGCGGCCGGCACGCTCGGCGAGCTTGGCCCGATCCTGATGATCTCCGTTCTGCTCACGCGAGAGCACACCAGCCTGGTGCAAAGCGTGCTGCTGGTCGGGTTCGCAGCCGTGGCCGTGCTGGTGGCGTTCGTCGGTCTGCGCTACCACCCGCCGAGAATCGTCAGGCTGCTGAACCGGACGATGCACGCCAGCGCGCAGTTGCCAGTCCGTCTCTCGGTGCTGGTGCTGCTGGCGCTGACGTTGCTGGCCGGTGTGCTGGGTCTGGACATGATCCTCGGGGCGTTCGCAGCCGGCATGGTCGTCGGGCTGGTGGCGCGCGGCGAGGCGGCCGAAGCGCTGCGCGACAAGCTGGACGGTCTCGGGTTCGGCTTCTTCGTGCCGATCTTCTTCGTGGTCAGCGGCATGAAGTTCGACGTGGCGGCCCTGTTCGACAGCCCGACGGCGATCCTGCGACTGCCGGTCTTCCTGGCCCTGTTCCTGGTCTGCCGAGGGCTGCCCGCGCTGCTCTACCGACGCGAGCTTCGCGGGCGCGACCGGGTCGCGTTCGGCCTCTTCACGTCCACGGCGCTGCCGCTGGTCGTCGCGATCTGCGAGATCGGTGTGGAGACGAACCGGATGCTGCCCGAGAACGCGGCGGCGCTGGTCGGCGCGGGACTGGTCTCGGTCTTCCTGTTCCCGCTGTTCGGCCTGGGGCTGCGGCAGGCGTCGCGGACACCAGTAGGGGCAGCAGTCACGCCGGCGCACCTGGCGGAGCCAGAGTCCCGGGCTGCGTAGGGCGGCAACCTCCGTGGCGGCGCCCCAGGTGGGAGAGTCCTTGCCGACGAGGAAGGGCGCTCACCCCCCGGCCTCCGGGGGCCGGGGGCCGGGGGGTGAGCGCCTCGTCCTACGACCGTTGCCAGTTCAGGAGCGGTGGCCGAGCGACGACGCGATGGTGTCCGCGAGGCTCCGGGCGTCCAGGCCGTGGTAGCGCAGCACCTCGTCGTTGGTGCCGCAGGCCGGGATCGAGCGGATGCCCAGCGGCAGGCCGCGCGGCGGCGTCGGCAGGCCGAACCGCGACACCTGGCTGAGCAGGTACTCGCCCTGGCCGCCCCAGACGTAGTGGTTGTCCAGGGTCACCAGCAGCGGGTAGCCATCCACCGTCTGCCGCAGCCACTCCGAGTCGATGCGGTTCAGCCACGGCAGGTTGACGACCTTCAGGCCGATGCCGCGCTCGGCGAGCAGGCGGGCCGCCTCGACCGCCTGCGGCAGCAGGACCGGGCCGTACCCGACGAGCACCGCGTCCTTGCCCCCGGTCAGGGCCACGCCGCGCCCCTCGACAAACTCATAGTCGTCCGGCAGCGTGTACGGGATCGTGCAGGGGATCGAGACGAGGCGCAGGTAGACCGAGTGCCGCGCCTGGGTCAGCGCAAACTCGGTCGCCAATGTCGTCTCGGCCTCGCAGGACGGCTCGATCAGGATCAGGCCCGGCACCGACGCCAGCGTCGCGATGTCGCGGACCGACTGATGCGAGTGGCCCGGACCGCCCGGCACCACGCCCGCCAGCGACCCGACGTACACGACCTTCGTGCGCTCGGTGGACTGGTTGTAGATCTGCTCGTTCGGACGCGTCGAGAGGAAGCAGGCGAACGAGTGGCAGACCGGCAGCATGCCGGCCAGCGCCAGGCCGCTGGCCTGGGAGACCATGTCCTGCTCGGCGATGCCGCACTCGATGAAGCGATCCGTGAACCGCTCCTCGAATTCGAGCAGGCCAGTGTCCAGCACGAGGTCGGCGTCGAGCGCGACGATCTTCGGGTCGTTGGCGGCAGCCGCCACCAGTGCCTTCGAGTAGGCCGGCACCATCCGCTGCACCGTGCCCGGGGCCGGGCGGTCGGGGAACGGCGCCGACTCCAGCGCCAGCTCGGCCTGCCCGGCTTCGCGGAGGAGCCGGTTGGCGGTAGCGATCAGCTCGTCGGCCATCTTCTCGTGGACATCGGGGGCCGGCGCGCCGCTGTGGAATTTGTAGAGGCGGTCGGTCGGAGCCATCGCCGTGTGCTCGGCAAACGAGACGCCGCGCCCCTTGATCGTGTCGGCCACGATGATCTTCGGCTTGTTGCGCTCGGCGCGCACGGCCGTCAGCGCCCGCTTGAAGTCGGCCAGATTGTGGCCGTCGCAGCGGTCCACGGCCCAGCCGTAGGCCCGCAGCTTCCCGACCAGGTCGCCCAGGCTGTTGACGCGCTCCACCAGCGTGTCAGACTGCACCTTGTTGTGATCCACGATCACGGTGATCTCGTGGAGGCCGTGGTTCACGGCGCCGGGCAGGGACTCC from Chloroflexota bacterium carries:
- a CDS encoding glycosyltransferase, whose translation is MNAAPLTLSPVDPSVKLAVVLGTYNRLDSLKICIDSIVAQTRTPTIVYVSDAGSTDGTVEYLQSIASDRLVPILVGRKLGQARAYNDVFMALTTPYVVWISDDNKIVNHGLDRAVDILDHMPKVGMVGVKVKDVEGPFTEAPYLGAVSSIGILNVNQGMLRTHALQQVGGFSERFRDYGIDPDLTAKILFDGWDVAYTKAVGIHHYRAWADGSAASGEQRARQLGYVNLYAEKWGQYAPPDLLWKARKKAWGAFQKATGLRINSSRTILGLNGRDWCNLLTGRYICLLDALQNRRRPYHLLQRAPRWSRPLPPDPA
- a CDS encoding cation:proton antiporter, which gives rise to MNGQEQLASLVLVIAAAVLAPVIVDLPPRLRLPAVVVETALGITLGPHLLGFVTPNPLLGLFGTLGMAFLFFIAGLELDFGRVRGQPLKLATVGWLVSIGLALGIGTALQSVGFIVSGLLIGIVLSTTALGTLVPILRDSGDLDTRFGTLVLAAGTLGELGPILMISVLLTREHTSLVQSVLLVGFAAVAVLVAFVGLRYHPPRIVRLLNRTMHASAQLPVRLSVLVLLALTLLAGVLGLDMILGAFAAGMVVGLVARGEAAEALRDKLDGLGFGFFVPIFFVVSGMKFDVAALFDSPTAILRLPVFLALFLVCRGLPALLYRRELRGRDRVAFGLFTSTALPLVVAICEIGVETNRMLPENAAALVGAGLVSVFLFPLFGLGLRQASRTPVGAAVTPAHLAEPESRAA
- a CDS encoding transketolase, with the protein product MTELVYVPAAELERLRSLRVGAVERAAIFAAACRINALYMIGKAGSGHLGSTFSSLDILSWLHLEELRLADERETPVDRFFSSKGHDVPALYSVLIGLGRLPFESIHTLRRLDGLPGHPDIDTPGIFANTGSLGMGISKAKGFVQANRLQGRNGEVYVLTGDGELQEGQFWESLPGAVNHGLHEITVIVDHNKVQSDTLVERVNSLGDLVGKLRAYGWAVDRCDGHNLADFKRALTAVRAERNKPKIIVADTIKGRGVSFAEHTAMAPTDRLYKFHSGAPAPDVHEKMADELIATANRLLREAGQAELALESAPFPDRPAPGTVQRMVPAYSKALVAAAANDPKIVALDADLVLDTGLLEFEERFTDRFIECGIAEQDMVSQASGLALAGMLPVCHSFACFLSTRPNEQIYNQSTERTKVVYVGSLAGVVPGGPGHSHQSVRDIATLASVPGLILIEPSCEAETTLATEFALTQARHSVYLRLVSIPCTIPYTLPDDYEFVEGRGVALTGGKDAVLVGYGPVLLPQAVEAARLLAERGIGLKVVNLPWLNRIDSEWLRQTVDGYPLLVTLDNHYVWGGQGEYLLSQVSRFGLPTPPRGLPLGIRSIPACGTNDEVLRYHGLDARSLADTIASSLGHRS